The following coding sequences are from one Paenibacillus sp. FSL R5-0912 window:
- a CDS encoding homocysteine synthase, with translation MSEERKLSFETLTVHAGQEIDPTTLARAVPLYQTTSYGFRDAEHAANLFALKEFGNIYTRLMNPTTDVFEQRLAALEGGAGALATASGAAAISFSILNIAGAGDEIVSAASLYGGTYNLFSTTLPKLGIKVHFVDSDNPENFRAAITDKTKALYAETIGNPQGNVLDIEAVAAIAHEHGIPLIVDNTFPSPYLLRPIEHGADIVVHSATKFIGGHGTSIGGIIVDGGKFDWKASGRFPGLTEPDPSYHGVVYTEAVGPIAYIIKARVQLLRDLGAAISPFNSWLLLQGLETLHLRLERHSQNALKVAQYLEAHDSVEWVSYAGLQSHPSYELAQKYLPKGQGAILTFGIKGGAAAGVKLIENVKLFSHLANVGDSKSLIIHPASTTHQQLSDEEQITAGVTPELLRLSIGTESIDDILYDLEQAIAASQQS, from the coding sequence ATGTCAGAAGAACGCAAGCTGTCATTCGAAACCTTAACCGTTCATGCAGGCCAGGAGATTGATCCAACAACTTTAGCCCGTGCTGTACCGTTGTATCAGACCACATCCTACGGATTCCGTGATGCAGAGCATGCTGCCAATCTGTTCGCGCTCAAGGAATTCGGCAATATTTACACCCGGCTGATGAACCCGACCACCGATGTGTTTGAACAGCGTCTTGCGGCGCTGGAGGGCGGGGCCGGTGCGCTTGCGACGGCTTCCGGAGCAGCGGCTATTTCCTTCTCTATTCTAAATATCGCCGGCGCAGGGGATGAAATTGTATCCGCCGCCAGCCTGTATGGCGGGACCTATAATCTGTTCTCGACGACGCTGCCCAAGCTGGGAATTAAGGTGCATTTTGTCGATTCGGATAATCCGGAGAACTTCCGGGCAGCGATAACGGACAAAACCAAAGCGCTCTACGCCGAAACCATTGGTAATCCGCAAGGGAATGTGCTTGATATTGAAGCTGTAGCAGCCATCGCCCATGAGCATGGAATTCCGCTGATTGTCGACAATACCTTCCCAAGCCCTTATCTGCTGCGTCCGATTGAACACGGGGCGGATATTGTGGTGCACTCGGCAACCAAATTCATCGGGGGCCATGGCACCTCGATCGGCGGAATTATTGTGGACGGCGGCAAGTTTGACTGGAAGGCCAGCGGCAGATTCCCCGGCCTTACTGAACCCGACCCAAGCTATCATGGGGTAGTCTACACTGAAGCTGTAGGACCTATTGCTTATATCATCAAAGCTCGCGTACAGCTCCTTCGTGACCTGGGTGCAGCGATCTCGCCTTTCAACTCATGGCTGCTGCTGCAGGGACTCGAAACACTGCATTTGCGTCTGGAACGCCATAGCCAGAATGCGCTTAAGGTGGCCCAGTATCTGGAGGCTCACGATTCCGTGGAGTGGGTAAGCTATGCCGGTCTGCAGAGTCACCCTTCGTATGAGTTGGCACAGAAATACCTGCCCAAAGGCCAGGGTGCCATCCTTACCTTTGGAATCAAGGGCGGAGCGGCGGCAGGCGTCAAGCTGATTGAGAATGTGAAGCTGTTCTCCCATCTGGCTAATGTGGGCGATTCCAAGTCGCTGATCATCCATCCGGCAAGCACTACACATCAGCAGCTGTCAGACGAAGAGCAGATTACGGCCGGGGTTACTCCGGAGCTGCTGCGCTTGTCCATCGGTACGGAGTCGATCGACGATATCCTCTACGATCTGGAGCAGGCGATCGCTGCCAGCCAGCAGTCGTAA
- a CDS encoding GntR family transcriptional regulator: MNPSVSLKRKQGPLYQQIQKILKDRILHGVYPLGSIIPSEPQLEKEFGVSKMTIRGAVQELSQEGYVQKKSGIGTIVTRNTSYQKLSKGKRFTELLVEEGHKLEKRLLASERIANEAGTEEYARYGPYCQRIERLYILNGQPYIHLMHFLTAAALPGGGARGMDTDIQSLYDSLEENDIVLENFKDRFFVEPAPPEVCLLLELPPGTHVLKRLRNSYDGEGRLIEHSIGCYNTELHHYLVSYDT, from the coding sequence GTGAACCCAAGCGTGTCTCTGAAACGCAAGCAAGGCCCCTTATATCAGCAGATCCAAAAAATCCTCAAAGACCGGATTCTGCACGGGGTATATCCTCTGGGGAGTATCATCCCCTCCGAGCCGCAGCTGGAAAAGGAATTCGGCGTCAGCAAAATGACGATCCGCGGCGCAGTCCAGGAGCTGTCCCAGGAAGGCTATGTGCAGAAGAAAAGCGGCATCGGAACGATTGTGACGCGCAATACCTCCTATCAGAAGCTCTCCAAGGGTAAACGGTTCACGGAGCTGCTCGTAGAAGAGGGTCATAAGCTGGAAAAAAGGCTGCTGGCTTCCGAACGCATCGCAAACGAGGCCGGAACGGAAGAATACGCCCGCTACGGGCCGTATTGCCAGCGGATTGAACGTCTATATATTCTGAATGGACAGCCTTATATTCATCTGATGCATTTCCTGACGGCAGCCGCACTTCCCGGCGGAGGAGCCAGAGGAATGGATACCGATATCCAATCCCTGTATGACTCGCTGGAAGAGAACGACATCGTGCTGGAGAACTTCAAGGACCGCTTCTTTGTCGAACCTGCACCTCCTGAGGTCTGCCTGCTGCTGGAGCTTCCGCCGGGAACGCATGTCCTCAAGCGACTGCGTAACTCCTACGATGGGGAAGGCAGACTGATTGAACACAGCATCGGCTGCTATAATACGGAGCTCCATCATTATCTGGTCAGCTACGACACTTGA
- a CDS encoding sugar kinase, which yields MPRIAAFGEVMMRLQVPGVETLAQGSRLEYSFSGSGVNVTAALSRYGHNGALITTLPETPVGEAAIAYLRKLGVDTSLISRGGKHLGMYFLENGFGARPGRVTYTDRLGSSFNTAEADHYDMAALASRVDVLHLCGITLAMNEGVRRQMKQLAAEVKRAGGKVVFDCNYRPALWGADGYAKARPHYEELLTLADTVMMNEKDAQFILGIGTGEYDRITQLKQAIPEVAERFGIGTAAGTHREINADNTHSLTGYIYHQGMFRFSRKLTFPVYDRIGAGDAFTSGVIHGELQQYPQQQTVDMAAAAAMLAHTTQGDTALFTESEVLRALCGHTLDVER from the coding sequence ATGCCTAGAATTGCAGCCTTTGGCGAAGTGATGATGCGGCTGCAGGTCCCGGGGGTTGAGACGCTGGCCCAGGGCAGCAGGCTGGAGTATTCTTTTTCCGGCAGCGGGGTGAATGTAACGGCGGCCCTCTCCAGATACGGCCACAACGGTGCACTCATTACCACCCTGCCGGAAACTCCGGTAGGTGAAGCGGCGATCGCCTATCTCCGCAAGCTTGGGGTGGACACGTCGCTGATCAGCCGGGGCGGCAAGCACCTGGGGATGTATTTTCTGGAGAATGGGTTTGGAGCACGCCCCGGCAGAGTGACCTACACAGACCGGCTGGGCAGCAGCTTTAATACTGCGGAGGCAGACCATTATGATATGGCGGCGCTTGCCTCCCGTGTGGACGTCCTGCATTTATGCGGCATTACGCTGGCGATGAATGAAGGCGTGCGCCGGCAGATGAAGCAGCTGGCTGCGGAAGTGAAGAGGGCCGGAGGCAAGGTGGTCTTCGACTGCAATTACCGTCCGGCGCTATGGGGAGCGGATGGCTATGCTAAGGCCCGCCCGCACTATGAGGAACTGCTTACGCTGGCCGATACGGTGATGATGAATGAGAAGGATGCGCAGTTTATCCTTGGCATCGGAACGGGAGAATATGATAGAATAACACAGTTGAAGCAAGCGATTCCCGAAGTGGCGGAGCGCTTCGGAATCGGAACGGCAGCGGGAACCCACCGTGAGATTAACGCTGACAATACGCATTCTCTGACAGGCTATATCTATCATCAAGGGATGTTCCGGTTCTCCCGCAAGCTTACCTTCCCGGTGTATGACCGGATCGGTGCCGGCGATGCCTTTACCAGTGGTGTCATCCACGGTGAATTGCAGCAGTACCCGCAGCAGCAGACGGTGGATATGGCAGCGGCGGCGGCGATGCTGGCCCATACCACCCAAGGCGATACAGCGCTTTTTACCGAGAGTGAGGTGCTCCGGGCGCTGTGTGGCCATACCTTAGATGTTGAAAGGTAG
- the dagF gene encoding 2-dehydro-3-deoxy-phosphogluconate aldolase: protein MGKIEQRFYKNRAALNVLAGSIGNAKDVYEAADGHVLVGVLSKNYATAQEAAAAMTEYGQSIEDAVSIGLGAGDNRQASVVAEIALSYAGSHINQVFPAVGATRANLGAKDSWINSLVSPCGQPGYVNISTGPISSGAGAQAIVPVHAAIALVRDMGGNALKYYPMQGLKLEEEYRAVAKACGEAGFALEPTGGIDLDNFGPILEIALQAGVPQVIPHVYSSIIDPQTGSTNVQDVRRLLGTMKSLVDQYA, encoded by the coding sequence ATGGGCAAGATTGAGCAGCGCTTCTATAAGAACAGAGCCGCACTTAATGTGCTGGCCGGCAGCATCGGCAATGCTAAGGATGTGTATGAAGCAGCGGACGGGCATGTGCTGGTGGGCGTGCTCTCCAAAAACTATGCCACCGCACAGGAAGCGGCCGCTGCCATGACGGAATATGGCCAATCTATTGAGGATGCCGTATCGATCGGACTCGGGGCTGGAGACAACCGCCAGGCGTCCGTTGTGGCGGAGATTGCCTTAAGCTATGCGGGCAGCCATATCAATCAGGTGTTTCCGGCAGTGGGGGCAACCCGCGCCAACCTGGGAGCGAAGGATAGCTGGATTAACAGCCTGGTCTCTCCCTGCGGGCAGCCGGGATATGTAAATATATCGACTGGCCCGATCAGTTCCGGGGCCGGGGCGCAGGCTATTGTTCCTGTTCATGCTGCCATTGCACTGGTGCGTGACATGGGCGGCAATGCGCTCAAATATTATCCGATGCAGGGACTGAAGCTGGAGGAGGAATACCGCGCGGTGGCCAAGGCCTGCGGGGAAGCGGGATTTGCCCTGGAGCCAACGGGCGGAATCGACCTGGATAACTTTGGACCTATCCTGGAGATTGCGCTTCAGGCAGGCGTGCCGCAGGTGATCCCGCATGTCTATTCCTCGATTATTGATCCGCAGACCGGGAGTACGAACGTACAGGATGTCCGCAGACTGCTGGGTACGATGAAATCGCTGGTGGACCAGTATGCCTAG
- a CDS encoding DgaE family pyridoxal phosphate-dependent ammonia lyase gives MDHSLQARYGLKRVINASGRMSILGVSAPTDSVMEAMKQGGQQYAEIADLVDKSGAYIARLLGAEGAVVVNSASSGIALSVAAIVTTGDPRLSLRLHQEPVLKNEIIMLKGHNVQYGAPVETMVFLGGGRVVEAGYANEGRKEHIEQAIGERTAAILYVKSHHAVQKNMISVEEAWEVAQRRGVPLIVDAAAEEDLSKYVRYSDLAIYSGSKAVEGPTSGIVAGKTKYIEWLKVQLHGIGRSMKVGKETIFGLLQALEEYQDKADNSGLEKQALEALQPLAALPGVSVRIVQDEAGRAIFRGRVQIDASAAGMDAKTVNDRLREGTIAVYTRDYGVKQGYFDIDPRPLQGDDLQVIVSRIIEIMGGKQ, from the coding sequence ATGGATCACTCATTACAGGCTAGATATGGATTGAAGCGTGTAATTAATGCCAGCGGAAGAATGAGCATTCTTGGGGTCTCCGCGCCGACGGATTCAGTCATGGAGGCAATGAAGCAGGGCGGGCAGCAGTACGCGGAAATTGCGGACCTTGTGGACAAATCCGGGGCGTACATTGCCCGGCTGCTTGGGGCGGAAGGGGCGGTTGTCGTAAACTCGGCATCCAGCGGCATTGCGTTGTCGGTAGCAGCTATTGTGACGACCGGAGACCCGAGGCTTAGCCTCCGCCTACACCAGGAGCCGGTGCTGAAGAATGAGATCATTATGCTCAAGGGCCATAATGTGCAATATGGAGCGCCGGTCGAAACCATGGTATTCCTCGGCGGGGGCCGGGTGGTGGAAGCAGGATATGCCAACGAAGGGCGCAAGGAGCATATCGAACAGGCGATCGGTGAGCGTACCGCAGCCATTCTCTACGTCAAATCCCATCACGCCGTCCAGAAGAATATGATCTCCGTGGAGGAAGCCTGGGAGGTTGCACAGCGCAGAGGGGTGCCGCTGATTGTGGATGCGGCAGCGGAAGAGGACCTGTCCAAATATGTCCGGTATTCCGATTTGGCCATTTACAGCGGCTCGAAGGCGGTGGAAGGCCCGACCTCAGGCATTGTCGCCGGCAAAACAAAGTATATCGAATGGCTGAAGGTACAACTGCACGGCATCGGCCGCAGCATGAAGGTCGGCAAGGAGACCATCTTCGGACTGCTGCAGGCACTGGAGGAATACCAGGATAAAGCTGACAACAGCGGGCTGGAAAAGCAGGCGCTGGAGGCTCTTCAGCCGCTGGCCGCCCTTCCCGGAGTTTCCGTCCGCATCGTGCAGGATGAAGCGGGCAGAGCGATTTTTCGTGGACGGGTCCAGATTGATGCCTCTGCGGCGGGAATGGATGCGAAGACGGTCAATGACCGGCTACGTGAAGGCACGATTGCGGTGTATACCCGGGACTATGGCGTGAAGCAGGGCTATTTCGATATCGATCCAAGGCCGCTGCAAGGGGATGATCTTCAGGTCATCGTCAGCAGAATCATTGAAATTATGGGAGGTAAACAATAA
- a CDS encoding amidohydrolase/deacetylase family metallohydrolase — MVDISIRDGIITAITPPGQAEGETLLDGSGLFVSSGWIDLHVHAVPELHPYGDEIDEIGVKQGVTALVDAGSCGADRIGDFYTRSLEAATQVFALLNISRIGLERTDELSQLEWIDRTKVLEAAAAYPGFIVGLKARISQSVVKDSGIQPLKLARTLSEETGLPLMVHIGSAPPAVSGVLELLQRGDVITHYLNGKPNNLFEEDGAPLQGLLDAVARGVHLDVGHGTASFSFRVAEQAKAAGIALNTISTDIYRGNRLNGPVYSMSNLLTKFLYLGYSLEEVIRAVTTSAAEWLGKPELARIRVGQQANLTLFALQAGEKQLTDSEGDVRAAHHYIEAKGVYVNGSLITG; from the coding sequence ATGGTTGATATTTCCATCCGTGACGGGATCATCACCGCCATTACACCGCCAGGCCAGGCTGAAGGAGAAACCCTGCTGGACGGTTCCGGGTTATTTGTATCAAGCGGATGGATTGATCTGCATGTGCATGCTGTACCGGAGCTGCATCCTTACGGCGATGAGATTGACGAAATTGGAGTGAAGCAGGGGGTAACTGCTCTGGTGGATGCCGGAAGCTGCGGTGCAGACCGGATCGGAGACTTCTATACCCGGAGTCTGGAGGCGGCCACCCAGGTGTTCGCTTTGCTGAATATCTCGAGAATCGGGCTGGAGCGGACCGATGAGCTGTCGCAGCTGGAATGGATCGACCGGACCAAGGTTCTGGAGGCGGCAGCCGCCTATCCCGGATTCATTGTCGGTCTGAAAGCCCGCATCAGCCAGAGTGTCGTCAAGGACAGCGGCATACAGCCGCTTAAGCTGGCACGCACACTGTCGGAGGAGACGGGGCTTCCGCTGATGGTGCATATCGGCTCCGCTCCGCCGGCGGTCTCCGGAGTGCTGGAGCTGCTGCAGCGGGGTGATGTGATCACTCATTATCTTAACGGCAAACCCAATAATCTGTTTGAGGAAGACGGTGCGCCGCTGCAAGGGCTGCTGGATGCAGTTGCCCGGGGCGTTCATCTGGATGTGGGGCATGGCACGGCGAGCTTCTCCTTCCGGGTGGCTGAACAGGCGAAGGCGGCAGGCATCGCGCTGAATACGATCAGTACGGATATTTACCGGGGTAACCGTCTGAACGGGCCGGTATACAGCATGTCGAACCTGCTGACGAAATTCCTCTATCTCGGCTACAGTCTGGAGGAGGTCATCCGTGCGGTCACTACCAGCGCAGCGGAATGGCTGGGCAAGCCGGAGCTCGCCCGGATCAGAGTTGGGCAGCAGGCGAACCTGACCTTATTTGCCCTGCAAGCAGGCGAGAAGCAGCTTACGGACTCGGAAGGCGATGTCCGGGCCGCACACCACTATATTGAGGCTAAAGGAGTCTATGTCAATGGATCACTCATTACAGGCTAG